In one window of Drosophila mauritiana strain mau12 chromosome X, ASM438214v1, whole genome shotgun sequence DNA:
- the LOC117147564 gene encoding suppressor-of-stellate-like protein, giving the protein MSSPQSNESKVNSSWIDWFVGMKGNEFLCRVPIAFIESKSNLKGLKHKPEALQIVLDPIFDSSLDWVSGYEAELYGMIHARYILSAHGVDDMRLKFERGDFGRCPRFYCDRQRTLPVGLSDKWGQSTVKVYCPRCNDIFKPRSRNEMLDGAMFGTSFPHMFFMQLPMLRPQPPVEKYVPRIHGFRLHESALKPLESRESSTANMGSSATSSGTSSSPSPSRIDQDV; this is encoded by the exons atgtcgagccc ccaAAGCAACGAGTCTAAGGTAAATTCCAGCTGGATTGATTGGTTCGTTGGGATGAAAGGCAACGAGTTcctctgccgcgtgcccatcgCCTTCATAGAGAGCAAGTCCAACCTGAAGGGCCTGAAGCACAAACCAGAGGCACTGCAAATTGTCCTGGATCCGATAttcgacagttccttggactgggtctCCGGCTATGAGGCGGAGCTGTACGGCATGATCCACGCCAGATACATCCTGTCTGCGCATGGCGTGGATGACATGCGCCTAAAATTTGAGAGAGGGGACTTCGGAAGGTGTCCGAGGTTCTACTGTGACAGGCAGAGAACCCTCCCAGTGGGCCTCAGCGACAAGTGGGGCCAGTCTACTGTGAAGGTCTACTGCCCTCGCTGTAACGACATCTTCAAGCCGCGATCCCGCAATGAAATGCTGGACGGGGCCATGTTTGGGACCAGCTTCCCGCACATGTTCTTCATGCAGCTGCCGATGTTAAGACCCCAGCCGCCCGTGGAGAAGTACGTCccccg TATCCATGGATTCCGGTTGCACGAGTCGGCCTTGAAGCCGCTCGAATCGCGCGAGTCCTCGACCGCGAATATGGGATCCTCGGCCACCTCCTCGGGCACCTCCTCGTCACCCTCCCCATCCCGAATTGACCAGGatgtttaa